A single genomic interval of Lathyrus oleraceus cultivar Zhongwan6 chromosome 7, CAAS_Psat_ZW6_1.0, whole genome shotgun sequence harbors:
- the LOC127107820 gene encoding mediator of RNA polymerase II transcription subunit 10b translates to MDSNSKQNLKQINESIEKTLALIHQLTLTVSNYDDAMQMSLFQRINGLVAELDNMVKLAENCNIEVPMEVVNLIDDGKNPDLFTRHVINNCITKNQITKGKTDAFKDFRKHLFEELEQNFPDEIETFRESRAASAAVSLHLAQTQSVDPNGDATLNEKH, encoded by the exons ATGGACTCTAACTCTAAGCAAAACCTGAAGCAAATCAACGAGTCCATTGAGAAAACCTTAGCGCTTATCCATCAACTTACTCTTACTGTCTCTAACTATGATGATGCTATGCAAATGTCACTCTTCCAACGCAT CAATGGTCTTGTTGCGGAGCTTGACAACATGGTGAAATTGGCAGAAAACTGCAACATTGAGGTTCCAATGGAGGTTGTAAA TTTAATTGATGATGGGAAGAATCCAGATTTATTTACGAGACATGTTATAAACAACTGTATTACAAAGAATCAGATCACCAAAGGAAAAACGGATGCTTTCAAG GATTTTCGCAAGCATTTATTTGAGGAATTAGAGCAAAACTTTCCTGATGAAATTGAGACATTTAGAGAGAGTCGTGCTGCTTCTGCTGCGGTAAG TTTGCATTTGGCGCAGACACAAAGTGTAGATCCTAATGGAGATGCAACGCTTAATGAAAAGCATTGA